One part of the Tachyglossus aculeatus isolate mTacAcu1 chromosome 26, mTacAcu1.pri, whole genome shotgun sequence genome encodes these proteins:
- the PGLYRP1 gene encoding peptidoglycan recognition protein 1, with protein sequence MLLRWATLLGALCAGSLGCPEIVSRAQWRAARPRCQKPLRTPVDTAIIHHTAGPACSSSASCQRIVKAIQNFHQGPQRKWCDIGYNFLIGEDGRVYEGRGWKTFGAHAGPSGNGRSLGIALLGSFSSRVPNAKAQAALRSLLLCAVRRGALRGNYALKGHRNFMPTSCPGQALYDLLRRWPHFQA encoded by the exons ATGCTGTTGCGCTGGGCAACCCTGCTCGGAGCGCTCTGCGCCGGGAGCCTCG GGTGCCCCGAAATCGTCTCCCGCGCCCAGTGGCGGGCGGCCAGACCCCGCTGCCAGAAGCCGTTAAGGACGCCGGTGGACACGGCCATCATCCACCACACGGCAGGCCCGGCCTGTTCCTCCTCCGCCAGCTGCCAGCGCATCGTGAAGGCCATCCAGAACTTCCACCAGGGCCCCCAGAGGAAGTGGTGTGACATCGGCTACAA TTTCCTGATCGGCGAGGACGGGCGGGTCTACGAGGGCCGCGGTTGGAAGACCTTCGGAGCCCACGCGGGACCCAGCGGGAACGGGCGATCCCTCGGCATCGCCTTGCTGGGATCCTTCAGCT CCCGGGTCCCGAACGCCAAGGCCCAGGCCGCCTTGCGGAGCCTCCTCCTCTGCGCCGTGAGACGGGGCGCGCTCCGAGGCAACTACGCTCTCAAAGGGCACCGCAACTTCATGCCCACCTCCTGTCCCGGCCAGGCTCTGTACGACCTCCTCCGCCGCTGGCCCCATTTCCAGGCCTAA